The following is a genomic window from Geobacillus subterraneus.
GGTTTGGCGTGTTTGTCACCGCTGTCAATCCCGGTCCGGTTGAAACCCGATTCTTTGATCTAGCGGATGAAGCGGGCGACTATGTGCGCAACGTCTCGCGCTGGATGCTTCGGCCGGAGGCGGTGGCCAAGCGCGTCGTAGCGGCGATGATGACCCCAACGCGCGAAGTGAACATGCCGGGCTGGATGGATATGGGCAGCCGGTTGTACCGGCTCGCCCCGGGGCTTGTGGAAAAAGTGGCGAAACGAGCGTTTTTCCAAAAGTAAACGGCTGGCCTTAGTGCAGGGCCAGCCGTTTCATTTCCATGAAAATCCTGTGCCGGTGAGCGGTGATTTTCATCCTCGGGTCGCGGGCAACACGCTGCCTATGGACCTTTTCGGTGAAAGAGATATCAATCAAGCGCTCGTAATAAACCGGTAAACGGCATCATGGACGAGCTCATACATGTCGGCGTCTCGATGCTTTTCTTTGGCGGCGGCGATATGGGCGCAAAGGTCGCGCCATTCGTCCTTGCCAAGCGGCATCATCTCATCGTCGTAGCCATAGTGGCGCAAGCAGTTGCGCACTTGTTTTTGCAGCCATCGTTCATCCATCGGTTCCACCGTCCGTTGTGAAACTTGGGCAAGGTTTTGATGTGGGCAGGGACGCCGCTTGTCACTGTTCATCCGTTTCCGGGGACGGAGCGCGGACGACCGACTGAAAACGGCCTTTATGCGAGCCGTCGCAAAACGGCTTGTTGTTCGACAGCCCACAGCGGCAGAGGGAAAACGTTTGCTTCGTTACAAATGGCTTTCCTTCGCCGTCCAAAAGCTCCACATCGCCAGTGACGCGGAGCGAACCGTTGTCGTTGACTTTGATTTGCACTTTTGCCATCGAGTTTTCCTCCCTTTCGTTTTGACAGTCTTGCGTGCCAACAGGTAGAATAATAAAGAAACAAACGGAAAAAGGAGCAACGATGAGCGTGAACATCACGTTTACTGACGCAGCAAAAGAAAAGCTTACCCCTATTGTAGCCCAATCGGGGCGGCAGTTAAAGCTCAAATATGACACCGACGGCTGCGGCTGTTTAGTCGACGGCGTGCCGGCGCTATGGCTCGTTGACGAGGCCGATGAGGACGACCTTGTCGTTGAGACAAACTTCGTTCCGGTGCTTTTAGAGCGGTCGCGGCTCATCTTTTTTGATGAGACGATGACGATCGATGTCAAGCCGGGTACGGCCGCCTTTCAGCTAAAAAGCCCCGGGCAAATGTTAAACGGGCATATGCCGCTTGTGAAGGTGGGATCGGACGATGAACGGTAAACTTCGGCAGCTTGCGGAGACGGCGAAGCAAAAAACTTGGGTGTCATTCACCCATGAAAACGACCCGTACAGCTTGCTGCATTGGTCGGTCGCCGGTCCGTACCAAGACAAAAAGGACGTGTGGCTTTTGCAAAATGAGATGACGTTTGAAACGAAAGAGTTTGCGACGCTTGATGACGCGATCACCTGGCTCGGCGAGCATATGCCGCACATTACCGAGGTGCTGTAAAAACCGTAACCGGGCCGGTTACGGTTTTTCTATTATCTTCCTTATTGCGGGCTGTTTTGCCGCTTTGTCGGATGGATCGCTTTTTCCAGCTCTTCTTTGGCGATTACCGGTTTGACCGTATCGGCGGACGGTTTTCCTTTTTGAGCGCGGTTTTTAGCCATCGGTCATCTCTCCTTTTCCATATCGTTTAGTTGTATCGTTTGACAAATAAGCGGCTGTTATGCAAGGAGGTAAAAATGGTGAAAACATATGCGGGGCGGAAAAAAGAGCGAGAGCAGTCGACGGTGACGCTCGCTGACCGGCTTGGCGCCGACATCGAAGCGAAGCTGCTTGCGAAAAAGCGGGCGCTTGCCGAGGAACAACAGCGGCGCCGGGCGGCAGAAGAAGCGCGGCGCCGCGAGGAAGCGCGCCGGCGCGACGAGCGGAAGTCGTTTGCCGAGCTGCTCGAAGAAAGTGAGCTTGACTGGCGCAAGTTTAAATAAAGGGGGAAACGATGGATGAGGCAAAAAACTGCGGCGGCGAGTACAGCGACTTCTTCGTTATTCATGACAGCCGCGGTCGTCGCCTTGGCTGCCAATTTGCGCGCACCGATCACCACGGTCGGCCCGCTTGTGCCTGAACTGCAGCGGGAGCTCGGCCTTTCCTATGCCGCCGCCGGAGCGCTGACGACGATTCCGCTGTTGGCGTTTGCTTTACTGGCGCCATCGGCCGCTCTGTTTGCCCGCCGGATCGGGATGGAGCGGACGCTATTTTATTCGCTCGTCGTCTTGCTTGTTGGTGAACTCATCCGCCCGCTCGCAGGCAGCTCTTGGCTGTTTATCGGCACAGCGCTGATCGGTGCGGCGATCGCTGTCAACAACGTCCTTATGCCGGCGCTTGTCAAAGACGCGTTTCCTGGGCGGGTCG
Proteins encoded in this region:
- a CDS encoding YqkE family protein, producing MVKTYAGRKKEREQSTVTLADRLGADIEAKLLAKKRALAEEQQRRRAAEEARRREEARRRDERKSFAELLEESELDWRKFK
- a CDS encoding YqkC family protein yields the protein MNGKLRQLAETAKQKTWVSFTHENDPYSLLHWSVAGPYQDKKDVWLLQNEMTFETKEFATLDDAITWLGEHMPHITEVL
- a CDS encoding CDGSH iron-sulfur domain-containing protein gives rise to the protein MAKVQIKVNDNGSLRVTGDVELLDGEGKPFVTKQTFSLCRCGLSNNKPFCDGSHKGRFQSVVRAPSPETDEQ
- a CDS encoding YqzH family protein, with the translated sequence MDERWLQKQVRNCLRHYGYDDEMMPLGKDEWRDLCAHIAAAKEKHRDADMYELVHDAVYRFITSA
- a CDS encoding iron-sulfur cluster biosynthesis family protein, translated to MSVNITFTDAAKEKLTPIVAQSGRQLKLKYDTDGCGCLVDGVPALWLVDEADEDDLVVETNFVPVLLERSRLIFFDETMTIDVKPGTAAFQLKSPGQMLNGHMPLVKVGSDDER